The DNA window GAGTGGGCATCGCTCCCTGCGTGGAGTTCAAGACCTTCCGGGCGGATTTCAATCAACACCCGGACCTGATCCCCATCGGCGTGGACGGCCGCCCCATCCGCTACGGCAACCTGGTTCAAGGGGTCTGCCTCTCGAAACAATGGTTCCTGGACGCCATCGAGCAAAGCCTGATCGAGGGGGTTCGCGCCTTTCAGCCCGCCGGCATCTGGCTGGACTACCTGACCTACGCGGGTTGGTTCGAGACGCCAGAGCCGGACCTGCAGGAGAGCTGCTTCTGTCCGGACTGCGTGGCGGAGTTCTGCGAGGCGACTCAGATCGACGCGGATACCCCCGAGGAGATCCTGGCCCATCACCAGGACGCGTGGACCCGGCACAAGTGCGAACGCATCGCCAGATTTGCGGCCCACTATGCGAACATCATCCGCTCCCACCTGCCCGATTGCATCATCGGCGCCTATATGTGCCCCTGGACGCCCGAGGAGTACGACGGCGCCCTTCGCCGCATCTTCGCCCAGGACTACGACCTCCTGGCGCCCTCCATCGACGTGTTCACCCCGCTGATCTACGCCCACAAGAGCGGGCGCAGCCCCCAATGGGCCCGGGAGTTTCTAGAGCAAAGCCCCTCCTTCGTCCCGGCCGGCCGTCCGGTGCAACTGATCCTGGACGCCCTGGACTATCCTGATTCCCTCTACGCCACGGCGGCATCCTCTGTGCCCAGCCACGGCGTGCAGATCTTCGGAGGGGCCACGATTTTCAGCGATCCGGATCAGGCAGCCATCTTCGCCCAGGCTGTGGAGCAAATGGAGCGAGCCACGTGATATTGGGGGGAAGGACCCTGGTCGCACAGTGATCACAACAGTCAAACACGCCAAAGAGGTGGCCCGACAATGGGTGATGGAAGAGGCCAGCAAAACGCCGGGCTTCTACGGGGCCTTCTACCACGGCTCCATAAACTGGCTCCCCGATGACGCCCCCCTTCCTGCGACCTCCGATGTGGACATCATGATCGTGCTCACCGATCCCAATCCACCGGACAAGCCCGGGAAGTTCATCTATCGGGACGTCATGCTCGAAGCCTCTTACCTGTCCAAGGAGCAGCTTCAATCACCCGACCGGATCCTGAGTGACTACCACATGGCCGGCAGTTTCCGGACGCCGGGCATCATTTTGGATCCATCCGGCCAGTTGACCAGGCTCCAGGCGGCCGTGTCCAAAGGCTACGCCAAAAGGCGATGGGTCTACAAACGATGCGAGCATGCCAGAAACCACGCCCTGAAATACATCCGGTCGGTGAACGAGTCAGAGCCCTTCCACGATCAGGTCATCACCTGGCTGTTCGCGACAGGCGTGACGACTCATGTGTTGCTCGTGGCCGGCCTGAGGAATCCAACGGTACGGCAGAGGTACATGGCGGTGCGAGAGCTCCTGGCGGATTACGGGCTCCTGAATTTTTACGAGGTCCTGCTGGAGACGCTGGGATGCGCGCGGATGAGCCGGGCACGCGCGGAATATCACCTCGCCGCGCTCGTGGATGCGTTCGACGCAGCCAAAGCGGTGATCCGGACGCCCCTCCCCTTCGCATCTGACATCAGCGATGTCGCCCGGCCCATCGCGATCGACGGGAGCCGGGAGCTGATCGAGCGCGGCGATCACCGGGAGGCCATGTTCTGGATCGCCGTCACCTATTCCAGGTGTCAGAAGGTACTCTATCATGATGCGCCAGCGGAGATGCGGGACAGGTTTCGTCCCGGCTATCGGCAACTCCTCGATGACCTCGGAATCGCCTCGGTTGCCGACCTACGGCGGCGCAACGAACAGACCGAGGAACTCCTGCCCCGTGTTTGGGAGGTAGCGGAAGCCATCATGGCGGCGAATCCGGAGATTGAGAACGAAACCAATCTCTGAATGGCGAGAAAGGGACAGAGCATGCTGGACATCCTGATCCGAAACGCAGAGATCATCGACGGGACCAATACCCCCGGCTACAAAGGCGATATCGCCATCGAGGATGACTACATCGCGGATATAGGTTCGCTGGAAGGTGCCACCGCGAGAACCGTGATCGACGCTACAGGTCACGTGGTCGTGCCCGGTTTCATCGACATCCACTCCCACGCGGATCTGTCCCTCCCCATCGCGCCAGAGGGGGAGAGTCTGGTACACCAAGGGATCACGACGGTCGTAACCGGGCAGTGTGGCATGTCGCCAGCTCCGCTGACGAGAGAACACAGAAAGGACACGCTGGTCACCTTGAACGCCCTGGTCCCCCCAGAGGCCTCGATGCCATGGGATGAGATCGCCTCGTTCAACGGCTTTCTGGATTACCTGGAGAGAACCGGGACATCGGTCAACGTTGTACCACTGGTGGGACAGGGGATGATCCGCGCGGCCGTTATGGGCTATCGTGCGAATCCCCCCACCGAGGAACAGATCCAACAAATGCAAAGGCTGGTCCACGAGGCGATGGACTGCGGCGCGTTCGGGATATCGACGGGGCTGATCTATCCTCCGGGATCCTTCACCTCCACGGAAGAGCTGATCGAGGTGGTCAAACCCGTTGGCGAGCGCGGCGGCCTCTATTTCAGCCACGTTCGCGGGGAGGCGGGGACCCTACTCGAGGCATACAGAGAGGCCATCGAGATTGGACGCAAGGCCGGCGTCCCCGTACAGATCTCCCACTTCAAGGCCGCCGGTCGGGACAACTGGGACAAGGCGGCCCTGGCCCTGGAGCTGATCGAGAATGCGCAAGCCGAGGGGTTGGATGTGACCGCGGACATGTACCCCTACGTGGCGGGATCGACTCACCTGGGAGCGCTACTGCCCAAGTGGGCCATCGAAGGGGGCATCCCCGGCCTTCTCAAGCGGCTTGTCCTCCCGTGGGAGCGCAAAAAGATCATTGAGGCCATGAAGGCCGGCGAGGGCGGGATCGTCGAAAACATCGAATGGGACAAAATTCTGATCTGCAAGTCGAGGAAGAAAGAGTACGTCGGGCATTACGTCTCAGAGCTCGCCGCCCGAGAGGGCAAAGACCCATACACCTGGACTTTGAATGCCCTGCCCAAGACCCTCGGGAACATCCTGATGGTCGTCTTTCTGATGTCGGAGGACAATATCCGAATGCAATTGCAACACCCCGCGATGATGATCGGCACCGACGGGTTGGGATTGGCAACGGAAGGGCCGATGGCATCGGGGATGCAGCATCCTCGCTGCTTCGGAACCTATCCACGGCTGTTCGGTCAGTATGTGCGAGAAGAAGGGATTTTGTCGCTCGAGGAGGCGAGCTGGAAGGCCAGTGGGTTCCCGGCGCAGAAGCTTGGCTTGAGGGATCGAGGGGTGATCAAGAAAGGATACAAGGCAGACCTGGTCGTCTTCGATCCCGCCACAATCAAGGATCAGGCGACCTATCTGGACCCGTTGCAATACCCATCGGGCATTGAGTACGTGCTCGTCAATGGCAAGCTGGTGATCGAACGAGGCCAGCAGACCGAAGCGCGCCCCGGACAGGTGATTCGGAGGAAATCGTGAGGGCACGCCACTCAGGATAGGCAGATGACCACCCCGCTTTTGAAGACGAAGCTTTATATCCCTCCCCCTCGCCCCAATCTGGTGTCCCGCCCCCGTCTCTTTCAGAGGCTTGACGAAGGGCTACATACGGGACGGCGCCTGACCCTCGTCTCCGCGCCAGCCGGGTCGGGCAAGACGACGCTGGTGAGCGAGTGGATAAGCAGGGTATCCCTCCCCGTCGCCTGGCTCTCGTTGGATGAGGGCGACAATGACCCGGCGCGCTTTCTGGCCTATTGTATCGCTGCCCTGCGGACGATCGAAGCTGAAGCGGGCATAAAAGGCAGTTCCGTGGGCGCAACAGCCCGGGCAATGCTCCAACCCCCCCAGCTCCCTCCCCTGGAATCCTTGCTAACGGCGCTCATCAACGACATCGCCGACCTCCCCGTCTCCCTGATGCTTGTCCTTGACGACTACCACGTCATCACGGCACAACCGATTCACCAAGCGATTGCCTTTCTGCTTGATCACCTGCCGCAAAACATGCATCTGGTCATCATCACCCGCACATTCCCCCCTCTCTCCCTGTCTCGCCTGCGAGGCCGGGGGCAGATGAGCGAAATCCGTGCGGATGATCTGCGCTTCACTCTCGACGAAGTGAACGAATTTCTCAACCGTGTGATGCGACTCGGGCTTCCCAGCGAGGACGTTGTGGCACTGCAGACGCGCACCGAGGGATGGATCACCGGGCTGCAACTGGCGGCCCTGGCTTTACAAGAAGACCAAGATCCCACCCGTGCCAGAGCCTTTATCGCCGCCTTCACGGGTGATGACCGCTTCGTCAGCGACTATCTGGTGGCAGAGGTGCTCCAGCGACAACCAGAGGTGATACACCACTTCCTGCGCCAGACAGCCATCCTCGACCGGCTGACCGCCTCCCTGTGTGATGCGGTGCTGGGGAGTGAAAACAGCCAAGCGATGCTCGAGCGGCTGGAAGAAGGGAACGTGTTCCTGATCCCGCTCGATCGTCGCCGCCAGTGGTATCGCTACCACCGGCTCTTCGCAGAAGCCTTGCGCTCGACGTTGACTCGGGACGAGCAGATGCGATTGCACCAACGAGCCGCCCGTTGGTTTGAGGCCCACGGATTCACCGGCCAGGCGATCCGGCACGCACTGGCCTATGCGTCAACCTCCGGAGATTGGGACGATGCCGAGCGTCTGATCCGGCTCGCAGCAGAGGAGACGATCTTTGAGGGTGGCGTGTCGACCGCGCGCGGCTGGCTGGACACCCTGCCGGAGAAGCGTGTGCGAGCCGATGGGGAACTGGCAACCTACAAGAGCTGGGTGTTGGCCCTGACCGGCGACATGGCCCTGGCCGAGACATACGCCAGCGCCGCCGAGGCGCTTCTTCGCCAGACCGGCTCAGAGAAGACGCCGGATGTGAATCTGGGCAAGCTTCTAGCCCTGCGCGCCTTCATCGCCCTCTTTGCCCATCAAGACTATGGGGAAGCGATCAGGCTGGCCAGCGACGCGCTTCGACGGCTGCGGGAAGACCAGGCGCATTGGCGTATCATCGCCCTCTGGGCCATGGCCGAATCGCAAGAGCGGACGAGCAACATCGCCGCAGCCATTGCCACGCTCCGCACAGCACGACAAGTCGGCCGCGCTCAGGGCAGCCAGTTTTTCGCCGTCACAATTGCGCTCTTTCTGGCCACAGCGCTGCAGATACACGGGCAGCGTCGCCAGGCCGTAGCCGTGTGCCAGGAGGCGATTGCGCAGTACAGCGACGAAACGGGACGCCCATCGCCGGTGGTCGGTTCCATCTTTAGCCAGCTGGGGAGGCTGTACTACGAGGCGAACCAGCTCGAGCTGGCGCGCAAGTACCTGGACCAAGGGTTGACCCTCAGCGAGCAACTGGCATTGGATAACTCGATCATGGCCTCCCTGGGATTTTCTGCTCCCACCCTTTACGCCCAGGGAGAGACGGAAGCGGCGCTGCAGGCTCTGCAAAGGGCATACAAGCTCGCCCTTCAAACAGGCCTGGCCGATGCGGATTGGTACCTGGCCGGCGAGGTCAATATCCGCCTACGGCAGGGCGACCTCGCCTTTGCCCAGCGCTGGGCGGAGATGGCAGGGATGTCATCCGGCGATACCCCCCAATACGTACATATCGAGCAACACCTAGTTTACGCCCGCCTGCTGTTGGCCCTTGAACGGCTGTCCGACGCCCGGCGCTGGCTGGATCGCCTGGAACGCTTCACGCGGGAACGCGGCCTGTTTCGTTGGCTGATCACCACCCATATCCTGCAAGCTTTGGCTGCGCAGCAATGCGGAGAACACCTCGCGGCTCGCGAGTATCTCTCCCAGGCATTGAAGAGGGCTGCGCCTGAGGACTACTTCCGGGCATTCCTCGATGAAGACAAAAGGGTTGTCACCCTGCTCCCCGAGGTACGGCATGTCGCCCCGCAGTTTGTGGACCGGCTTCTGGATTTCGCAGGGAGCCCTGGGCCAAGGGTTGGAATTGTCGCTTCCCCCCTGGTCGAGCCCTTGAGCGGGCGCGAGCTTGAGGTTCTAGCCTTGATTGCTGCCGGGCTCAGCAA is part of the Chloroflexota bacterium genome and encodes:
- a CDS encoding D-aminoacylase, which produces MLDILIRNAEIIDGTNTPGYKGDIAIEDDYIADIGSLEGATARTVIDATGHVVVPGFIDIHSHADLSLPIAPEGESLVHQGITTVVTGQCGMSPAPLTREHRKDTLVTLNALVPPEASMPWDEIASFNGFLDYLERTGTSVNVVPLVGQGMIRAAVMGYRANPPTEEQIQQMQRLVHEAMDCGAFGISTGLIYPPGSFTSTEELIEVVKPVGERGGLYFSHVRGEAGTLLEAYREAIEIGRKAGVPVQISHFKAAGRDNWDKAALALELIENAQAEGLDVTADMYPYVAGSTHLGALLPKWAIEGGIPGLLKRLVLPWERKKIIEAMKAGEGGIVENIEWDKILICKSRKKEYVGHYVSELAAREGKDPYTWTLNALPKTLGNILMVVFLMSEDNIRMQLQHPAMMIGTDGLGLATEGPMASGMQHPRCFGTYPRLFGQYVREEGILSLEEASWKASGFPAQKLGLRDRGVIKKGYKADLVVFDPATIKDQATYLDPLQYPSGIEYVLVNGKLVIERGQQTEARPGQVIRRKS
- a CDS encoding AAA family ATPase; this encodes MTTPLLKTKLYIPPPRPNLVSRPRLFQRLDEGLHTGRRLTLVSAPAGSGKTTLVSEWISRVSLPVAWLSLDEGDNDPARFLAYCIAALRTIEAEAGIKGSSVGATARAMLQPPQLPPLESLLTALINDIADLPVSLMLVLDDYHVITAQPIHQAIAFLLDHLPQNMHLVIITRTFPPLSLSRLRGRGQMSEIRADDLRFTLDEVNEFLNRVMRLGLPSEDVVALQTRTEGWITGLQLAALALQEDQDPTRARAFIAAFTGDDRFVSDYLVAEVLQRQPEVIHHFLRQTAILDRLTASLCDAVLGSENSQAMLERLEEGNVFLIPLDRRRQWYRYHRLFAEALRSTLTRDEQMRLHQRAARWFEAHGFTGQAIRHALAYASTSGDWDDAERLIRLAAEETIFEGGVSTARGWLDTLPEKRVRADGELATYKSWVLALTGDMALAETYASAAEALLRQTGSEKTPDVNLGKLLALRAFIALFAHQDYGEAIRLASDALRRLREDQAHWRIIALWAMAESQERTSNIAAAIATLRTARQVGRAQGSQFFAVTIALFLATALQIHGQRRQAVAVCQEAIAQYSDETGRPSPVVGSIFSQLGRLYYEANQLELARKYLDQGLTLSEQLALDNSIMASLGFSAPTLYAQGETEAALQALQRAYKLALQTGLADADWYLAGEVNIRLRQGDLAFAQRWAEMAGMSSGDTPQYVHIEQHLVYARLLLALERLSDARRWLDRLERFTRERGLFRWLITTHILQALAAQQCGEHLAAREYLSQALKRAAPEDYFRAFLDEDKRVVTLLPEVRHVAPQFVDRLLDFAGSPGPRVGIVASPLVEPLSGRELEVLALIAAGLSNREIAQRLCIAVGTVKRHLNNIYGKLGAHSRTQAIAIARNLRLL